From Woronichinia naegeliana WA131, the proteins below share one genomic window:
- a CDS encoding IS110 family transposase, producing the protein METQVASQWVGIDVSKAKLDIALRPANKVLQVTNQESGWQELSEQLKKYKIELIIIESTGGMERGVAHKLQKEEFKVAVINPKRARDFAKASGRLAKTDKIDAEVLAHFGEALQPSPKPLASESQVALSDLVNRRSQLVEMLNSEQKRAHSVRSSTAKADIETNIQWLKQRIKGMDEQIDQLRQDNEESKKQYELLTSVPGVGRVTAVTLLSMLPELGELPLKKLSSLVGIAPMNCDSGQMRGKRRIIGGRARVRAVLYMSALVAIQHNPVIKAFYQKLLQAGKAKKVALIACAHKLLGFLHAIVKSQKPWRCPENIETKEEKLQAC; encoded by the coding sequence ATGGAAACTCAAGTAGCAAGCCAATGGGTTGGTATAGACGTCAGCAAAGCCAAGTTGGACATAGCTTTACGTCCAGCGAATAAGGTTTTGCAAGTAACCAATCAAGAGTCAGGCTGGCAGGAATTAAGCGAACAACTCAAAAAATACAAAATTGAGTTAATCATCATCGAATCAACAGGAGGAATGGAAAGAGGAGTGGCTCACAAGCTGCAAAAAGAGGAATTCAAGGTAGCAGTGATTAATCCCAAAAGAGCCAGAGATTTTGCCAAGGCATCAGGTCGTCTAGCGAAAACGGACAAAATAGATGCCGAGGTATTAGCCCATTTTGGAGAAGCCTTGCAACCAAGCCCAAAACCGTTAGCATCAGAATCTCAAGTAGCTTTATCCGATTTGGTCAATCGTCGTAGTCAGTTAGTGGAAATGCTAAACAGTGAACAAAAACGAGCGCACAGTGTTCGTAGTAGCACGGCGAAAGCTGACATTGAGACTAATATTCAATGGCTCAAACAAAGGATAAAAGGAATGGATGAGCAGATAGACCAACTGCGGCAAGACAACGAAGAGAGTAAAAAGCAGTATGAGCTATTAACCAGTGTACCTGGAGTGGGCAGAGTAACGGCCGTGACCTTGCTATCAATGTTGCCAGAATTAGGAGAGCTACCATTGAAGAAACTGTCGAGTCTAGTGGGAATTGCTCCCATGAACTGTGACAGTGGGCAAATGCGAGGAAAACGACGTATTATCGGTGGACGAGCAAGGGTGCGTGCCGTGCTGTATATGTCAGCCCTAGTGGCAATACAACACAATCCGGTAATTAAGGCGTTTTATCAAAAATTGCTCCAGGCAGGTAAGGCCAAAAAAGTAGCTTTAATTGCCTGCGCTCATAAGCTATTGGGATTTCTTCATGCTATAGTCAAGAGTCAAAAACCTTGGCGATGTCCTGAAAATATAGAGACAAAGGAGGAAAAACTGCAAGCGTGCTAA
- a CDS encoding phosphopantetheine-binding protein — protein sequence MSAFITKGESVYHSSFKIQGVDSLDAVELVMALEEQFNIKVPEEVTEKMTTIQEAVDYIDRHF from the coding sequence ATCTCGGCTTTTATAACCAAGGGGGAATCGGTCTACCACTCTTCCTTTAAGATACAAGGGGTTGATTCTCTAGATGCCGTTGAATTAGTAATGGCTTTGGAAGAACAGTTTAATATTAAAGTCCCTGAAGAAGTTACGGAAAAAATGACAACTATTCAAGAGGCTGTGGATTACATCGACCGGCATTTCTGA
- a CDS encoding class I SAM-dependent methyltransferase, with product MLLLRPEDRQKLDRNQDTEFYSFPRFVTHVDPAFIDQLTNLYRDRLKSQSRILDLMSSWVSHLPKEKEFAWVEGHGLNREELAKNPRLNHYFVQDLNQSPQLPFPDQDFDAVLIAVSIQYVEYPEAILSEIHRILKPDGIVIISFSNRMFYQKAIAIWREGTDLSHVQLVKAYFQGLPGFSAPEVVVKTTNIPSFWQRLGIMGSDPFYAVIASKLAT from the coding sequence ATGCTACTGCTTCGCCCTGAAGATCGTCAAAAATTGGATCGTAATCAAGATACAGAATTCTATTCCTTCCCTCGCTTTGTCACCCATGTTGATCCTGCCTTTATTGATCAATTAACGAATCTTTACCGCGATCGCCTCAAATCCCAGAGCCGCATTCTCGATTTGATGAGTAGTTGGGTATCCCATTTACCAAAAGAAAAGGAATTTGCCTGGGTAGAAGGTCATGGACTGAATCGAGAAGAATTAGCCAAAAATCCCCGCTTAAATCATTATTTTGTCCAAGATCTGAATCAATCTCCCCAATTGCCCTTCCCTGATCAGGACTTTGATGCGGTCTTGATTGCGGTTTCTATCCAGTATGTGGAATATCCAGAAGCCATTTTGAGTGAAATCCACCGCATTCTGAAACCTGATGGCATTGTGATTATCAGTTTTTCCAATCGTATGTTCTACCAAAAAGCGATCGCCATTTGGCGTGAAGGTACAGATCTAAGCCATGTCCAATTAGTTAAAGCTTATTTTCAAGGATTACCAGGTTTTAGTGCGCCGGAAGTCGTGGTAAAAACAACTAATATCCCCAGCTTTTGGCAACGTTTAGGCATTATGGGGTCTGATCCCTTTTATGCGGTAATCGCCTCAAAACTGGCCACATGA
- a CDS encoding ABC transporter ATP-binding protein, with protein sequence MSDLAVPSLGKETMAVVETWNLNKIYRTGFWLNQKVQSLTNCSLSVQQGETFGLLGPNGAGKTTLLKILLGVIRPTNGRAVLLGQPIGDRATKQRVGYLPENAYFYDFLTAWEFLTFVGGLFQISKPILNKRIATTFDLVGLDQKTAKKKQLRQYSKGMLQRVGMAQALINDPELVFLDEPMSGLDPLGRYQVREIILSLKEQGKTIFFNSHILTDVEQICDRIAILARGELLCVGSLEEILGRADVYQVIIKGGEAEQLKQWITGLTLVEGLWHGQVNGDPQALIDHLPTLDAQLISVNLARASLEEYFIRQLKERGITSSQ encoded by the coding sequence ATGTCTGATTTAGCCGTTCCATCCTTGGGCAAAGAAACAATGGCAGTCGTGGAAACCTGGAATTTGAATAAAATTTATCGCACGGGTTTTTGGTTGAATCAAAAAGTTCAATCTTTAACCAATTGTTCTCTGTCGGTTCAGCAGGGAGAAACCTTTGGCTTACTTGGCCCCAATGGAGCTGGAAAAACGACACTTTTAAAAATTTTATTAGGCGTAATTCGACCAACCAATGGCCGGGCTGTTCTACTAGGCCAACCCATCGGCGATCGCGCCACCAAACAACGAGTAGGCTATTTACCCGAAAATGCCTATTTCTATGATTTTTTAACGGCTTGGGAATTTTTAACCTTTGTCGGGGGGTTATTCCAAATTTCTAAACCCATTTTAAATAAACGCATTGCGACTACTTTTGATCTAGTGGGCTTAGACCAAAAAACAGCCAAAAAGAAACAATTGCGTCAATATTCTAAAGGAATGTTACAACGGGTGGGCATGGCCCAGGCATTAATTAATGATCCCGAATTAGTCTTTTTAGATGAGCCGATGTCAGGCTTAGATCCTCTGGGACGCTATCAAGTCCGTGAGATTATTTTATCGCTTAAGGAACAGGGCAAAACCATCTTTTTTAATTCCCATATTCTGACAGATGTGGAACAGATCTGCGATCGCATTGCCATTTTAGCCAGAGGCGAATTACTATGTGTCGGTTCCCTAGAGGAAATTTTGGGACGGGCTGATGTTTACCAGGTTATTATTAAAGGAGGAGAAGCCGAACAACTTAAGCAATGGATCACCGGCTTAACCTTAGTAGAAGGGCTATGGCATGGTCAAGTAAATGGCGATCCCCAGGCCTTGATTGATCATTTACCGACTCTTGATGCTCAACTCATTAGTGTTAATTTAGCCAGAGCTTCTTTAGAAGAATATTTTATTCGACAATTGAAGGAACGGGGAATTACTTCTAGTCAGTAA
- a CDS encoding pentapeptide repeat-containing protein: MCPKLRVSITIKRVCNLHCRYSHLFKSSKGASLIKTYLIKTNLQGANLDEALCTGAILTRSNLQDAHLNGTYFNGADLTRAALSNAKYNNKTRFDTSFNLVKAGLKKVGEVAIAVSPAPTQKAELETPSPVIDLTTLSLTVEDLLLMFNHFSELGNRYLGNTMTSRYIQASRPSLEWFEQFEVNRSTAKVTYKGSIKDKLSIAQIELSQEWAKKFVKSCTMIFKDFPKMIEVDQLVFPVV, encoded by the coding sequence TTGTGCCCTAAGCTTCGAGTTTCAATTACAATAAAGAGGGTTTGCAATCTCCATTGTCGCTATTCCCATCTTTTTAAATCATCAAAAGGGGCTTCTCTGATTAAAACCTATTTAATTAAAACAAATTTACAGGGGGCCAATCTAGATGAAGCACTCTGTACTGGGGCTATTTTAACGCGCAGTAATCTTCAGGATGCTCATTTGAATGGAACCTATTTTAATGGTGCAGATCTAACTAGAGCAGCTCTCAGTAATGCTAAATATAATAATAAAACTCGTTTTGATACTAGTTTTAATTTAGTAAAAGCCGGTCTTAAAAAAGTAGGAGAAGTAGCGATCGCGGTTAGTCCTGCTCCAACTCAGAAAGCCGAGCTAGAAACTCCCTCTCCTGTGATTGATTTAACCACTTTATCGCTCACGGTAGAAGATTTACTCTTAATGTTCAATCATTTCAGTGAACTGGGTAATCGTTATTTGGGTAATACCATGACTAGTCGCTATATTCAAGCTTCTAGACCTTCGCTAGAATGGTTTGAACAGTTTGAGGTAAATCGTTCTACGGCTAAAGTCACCTATAAAGGCTCCATTAAGGATAAACTCAGCATTGCTCAAATTGAGCTATCCCAGGAATGGGCAAAAAAATTTGTCAAATCTTGTACCATGATCTTTAAAGATTTTCCGAAAATGATTGAAGTGGATCAACTGGTTTTTCCGGTTGTTTAA
- a CDS encoding SxtJ family membrane protein, with amino-acid sequence MQENNKPTTKTLREFGFLVGGIGAGLFGAVLPLIKGHALPWQPWLIGSILAALGLVLPQSLAPVYRLWMKLGLMLGWINSRIILSIVFFVIVTPMGLLMKLLNRDTMNRQWELQRSTYRIPSRDRAITQMEKPY; translated from the coding sequence ATGCAAGAAAACAATAAACCTACGACAAAAACGCTAAGGGAATTCGGTTTTTTAGTTGGTGGCATTGGGGCTGGACTTTTTGGGGCTGTTTTACCTCTCATTAAAGGTCATGCTTTGCCCTGGCAGCCTTGGCTTATTGGTAGTATTTTAGCGGCTTTGGGACTTGTCCTTCCCCAGTCCTTAGCCCCAGTCTATCGTCTCTGGATGAAACTGGGTTTGATGCTGGGCTGGATCAACAGTCGTATTATTTTAAGTATTGTTTTCTTTGTCATTGTTACACCGATGGGCCTGCTCATGAAGTTGCTGAATCGGGATACGATGAACCGACAGTGGGAACTTCAACGTTCGACCTATCGTATTCCTAGCCGCGATCGCGCCATTACCCAAATGGAAAAACCCTATTAA
- a CDS encoding 30S ribosomal protein S1: MVSQTTTPTRTIGFTHEDFAALLDKYDYHFSPGDVVAGTVFSMESRGALIDIGAKTAAYIPIQEMSINRVDDPDEVLQPNETREFFILTDENEDGQLTLSIRRIEYMRAWERVRQLQAEDATVRSNVFATNRGGALVRIEGLRGFIPGSHISVREAKEDLVGEDLPLKFLEVDEERNRLVLSHRRALVERKMNGLEVGQVVIGSVRGIKPYGAFIDIGGVSGLLHISEISHDHIDTPHSVFNVNDELKVMIIDLDAERGRISLSTKQLEPEAGAMLKNRELVYEKAEEMAEKYRQKLLAEAEGRPIEEEILDIPPALEEIEDDLAIAATEDE, translated from the coding sequence ATGGTCAGTCAAACAACAACCCCTACTAGAACTATTGGATTCACTCACGAGGATTTTGCCGCTCTTCTCGATAAATATGACTATCACTTCAGCCCTGGCGATGTTGTCGCTGGAACCGTCTTCAGTATGGAGTCCAGAGGGGCCTTGATCGATATTGGCGCGAAAACTGCCGCCTACATTCCTATTCAAGAAATGTCGATCAATCGGGTGGATGATCCCGATGAGGTGCTTCAGCCCAATGAAACCAGAGAATTTTTTATTCTGACTGATGAAAACGAAGATGGCCAGTTAACCCTATCCATTCGTCGCATTGAGTATATGCGGGCTTGGGAACGAGTGCGCCAACTTCAGGCAGAAGACGCTACGGTTCGCTCTAACGTATTTGCGACCAATCGCGGTGGAGCACTAGTGCGGATCGAAGGTTTACGAGGCTTTATTCCAGGTTCTCACATCAGTGTTCGGGAAGCTAAAGAAGATTTAGTAGGGGAAGATTTACCCTTAAAGTTTCTGGAAGTGGATGAAGAACGGAATCGTCTAGTTCTGAGCCATCGTCGTGCCCTGGTAGAACGCAAGATGAATGGTTTAGAAGTGGGTCAAGTTGTCATTGGCTCGGTACGGGGTATTAAACCCTATGGTGCCTTTATTGATATTGGTGGAGTCAGTGGACTACTACACATTTCAGAGATTTCCCATGATCACATTGACACTCCCCACAGCGTCTTCAATGTCAATGATGAATTAAAGGTCATGATTATTGATCTGGATGCGGAACGAGGACGGATTTCGCTTTCCACCAAGCAATTGGAACCAGAAGCCGGTGCGATGTTAAAGAACCGTGAACTCGTCTATGAAAAGGCTGAGGAAATGGCTGAAAAATATCGTCAGAAGTTATTGGCAGAGGCTGAAGGTCGTCCCATTGAGGAAGAAATTCTCGATATTCCCCCCGCTCTAGAAGAGATTGAAGATGATCTGGCGATCGCGGCCACTGAAGACGAATAA
- the fabI gene encoding enoyl-ACP reductase FabI, which translates to MLDLSGKTALVTGIANNRSIAWGIAQQLHRAGAKIGVTFLPDEKGRFEKKVRELVEPLNPSLILPCDVQNDPQVEDLFSAIAEKWGKLDILIHCLAFADKEGLSGSFSDIPRASFSQSLEISTYSLSRLVRSAKPLMSEGGSVITLSYLGGVKVIPNYNLMGIAKAGLEMSVRYLAAEMGAQNVRVNGISAGPIRTLASSAVGGILDMIHHVEEIAPLHRTVTQLEVGNTAAFLASDLASGITGQIIYVDAGYEVMGM; encoded by the coding sequence ATGTTAGATTTAAGCGGAAAAACTGCCCTGGTGACAGGGATTGCTAATAATCGCTCCATTGCCTGGGGCATTGCCCAACAGCTACATCGGGCCGGAGCCAAAATTGGGGTTACTTTTTTGCCCGACGAGAAGGGACGTTTTGAGAAGAAAGTACGGGAGTTGGTTGAGCCTCTCAATCCCAGTTTAATTTTGCCCTGTGATGTCCAAAATGATCCCCAAGTGGAAGATCTCTTTAGCGCGATCGCTGAGAAATGGGGAAAACTGGATATTCTCATTCATTGTTTAGCATTTGCTGATAAGGAAGGTTTATCTGGGAGTTTTAGTGATATTCCTAGGGCATCTTTTAGTCAATCTTTAGAAATCAGCACCTATTCCCTAAGCAGATTAGTTCGTTCAGCTAAACCTTTGATGAGTGAGGGCGGTAGTGTGATTACCCTGTCCTATCTCGGTGGCGTTAAAGTTATTCCTAACTACAATTTGATGGGTATTGCCAAAGCCGGATTGGAAATGAGTGTCCGCTATCTAGCAGCAGAAATGGGGGCGCAAAATGTACGGGTTAACGGTATTTCGGCTGGCCCCATTCGGACATTAGCTTCTTCGGCGGTGGGTGGCATTTTAGACATGATCCACCATGTGGAAGAGATTGCTCCCCTACATCGTACTGTCACCCAGTTGGAAGTCGGTAACACGGCTGCCTTTTTAGCCAGTGATCTCGCCAGTGGCATTACCGGACAAATTATCTATGTCGATGCTGGCTATGAAGTGATGGGGATGTAG
- the argC gene encoding N-acetyl-gamma-glutamyl-phosphate reductase, which translates to MGNERVSVGIIGASGYGGIQLVRLLLEHPQVELTYLGGHSSAGKPYSQIYPHLTNIVNLTIEPIDLEAIAARCQVVFLGLPNGLACDMAPVLTAKGCKVLDLSADYRFKDLVTYSAWYGKGRTDKVVAAKAVYGLPELYREEIKSAQLIGCPGCYPTASLMALAPLLKQGLIVPETAIIDAKSGTSGGGREAKVNMLLAEAEGSLGAYGVAKHRHTPEIEQVCSDLAGQDVKVQFTPHLIPMVRGILSTVYATLRDPGLVRDDLITIYSAFYRSSPFIKVLPNGVYPQTKWAWGTNLCYLGIETDPRTNRVIVMSAIDNLVKGQAGQALQCLNLMMDWEETLGLPRLAFYP; encoded by the coding sequence ATGGGGAATGAACGGGTATCAGTCGGCATTATTGGCGCATCGGGGTATGGTGGAATTCAATTAGTCAGGTTGTTATTGGAACATCCCCAGGTTGAATTGACCTATCTAGGGGGACATAGTAGTGCAGGAAAACCCTATAGCCAAATTTATCCCCATCTCACCAATATTGTTAATCTCACCATTGAACCGATTGATTTAGAGGCGATCGCGGCCCGTTGTCAGGTGGTTTTTCTGGGATTGCCCAATGGATTAGCCTGTGATATGGCTCCAGTACTAACCGCCAAAGGTTGTAAGGTCTTAGATCTGTCGGCGGATTATCGGTTTAAAGACTTAGTGACTTACAGTGCTTGGTACGGTAAGGGGCGTACGGATAAGGTGGTGGCTGCCAAAGCCGTCTATGGACTCCCTGAACTTTATCGAGAAGAAATTAAGTCTGCTCAATTGATTGGTTGTCCAGGCTGTTATCCCACCGCCAGCTTAATGGCCCTCGCTCCCCTGCTCAAACAAGGTTTAATTGTACCAGAAACCGCGATCATTGATGCCAAGTCGGGAACCTCCGGTGGGGGACGGGAAGCCAAGGTGAATATGTTACTGGCGGAAGCGGAGGGATCTTTGGGAGCCTATGGCGTTGCGAAACATCGTCATACCCCTGAGATTGAGCAGGTTTGTAGTGATTTAGCCGGTCAAGACGTAAAAGTTCAATTTACCCCCCATCTCATTCCCATGGTGCGGGGCATCCTGTCCACGGTTTATGCCACTCTGCGGGATCCGGGTCTGGTTCGAGATGATTTGATCACCATTTACAGTGCTTTTTACCGTTCCTCCCCCTTTATTAAAGTCTTACCCAATGGGGTTTATCCGCAAACCAAATGGGCCTGGGGAACTAATCTCTGTTATCTCGGCATTGAAACTGACCCTCGTACCAATCGTGTCATTGTAATGTCTGCCATTGATAATTTAGTCAAAGGTCAGGCGGGCCAAGCTCTACAATGTTTAAATTTAATGATGGATTGGGAAGAAACCCTGGGATTACCCCGATTGGCCTTCTATCCTTAA
- a CDS encoding DUF1036 domain-containing protein codes for MRKSLGLLLLSLIPWAIADGFWGASRIQAGETCNYINNRLYMAQAYLNTKNIWVSQGWWVIEPGQCVVYADHASTYFKIEEEQAAPRPIIPQSVQTDLCVVNDRFTVYQASDAAVCDNQDGCDL; via the coding sequence ATGAGAAAATCCCTGGGTTTGTTGTTATTGAGTCTTATACCCTGGGCGATCGCTGATGGTTTTTGGGGAGCCTCCAGGATTCAAGCGGGGGAAACCTGTAACTATATCAACAACCGTCTTTATATGGCCCAGGCTTACCTCAACACCAAAAATATCTGGGTTAGTCAGGGATGGTGGGTGATCGAACCAGGTCAATGTGTTGTCTATGCCGATCATGCCAGCACCTACTTTAAAATCGAAGAGGAACAAGCGGCACCTCGCCCGATAATTCCGCAAAGTGTTCAGACCGATCTCTGTGTTGTCAATGATCGTTTTACGGTTTATCAAGCCAGTGATGCCGCCGTTTGTGATAATCAGGATGGGTGCGACCTTTAG
- a CDS encoding DUF4327 family protein, which yields MSISTLSPRTSSSYSITLLKDEVRQLVERGTVSRHQPIYVLCQYIPAREWVCVECELERSDFLLRDQIGDLISSECWDND from the coding sequence ATGAGTATTAGTACCCTGTCTCCTCGCACGTCCAGTAGCTACTCTATTACCTTACTTAAGGATGAAGTCCGTCAGTTAGTCGAAAGAGGAACCGTTAGCCGTCATCAGCCGATCTATGTGTTATGCCAATATATTCCAGCACGGGAATGGGTTTGTGTTGAGTGTGAATTAGAGCGGAGTGATTTTCTGTTGCGGGATCAGATTGGCGATTTAATTTCTTCTGAATGTTGGGATAATGACTAG